From Microscilla marina ATCC 23134, one genomic window encodes:
- the gyrB gene encoding DNA topoisomerase (ATP-hydrolyzing) subunit B encodes MSEFTENQNGAVDAKNSEYSADNIRALEGLEAVRMRPSMYIGDVGVRGLHHLIWEVVDNSIDEALAGYCDHITVEVNTDNSITVTDNGRGIPTGFNSQMQKSALEVVMTVLHAGGKFDKDTYQVSGGLHGVGVSCVNALSTLLRATVHREGKIFQQEYKQGDPQTEVEVIGESDKTGTVIHFVPDATIFTAIEYKYETISQRLRELSYLNKGIRLTMVDHRVKGEDGKALTEDFLSEGGLTEFVRYLDETRQSFLPEPIYVEGEKSGVPVQVAFTYNHSYSENVYSYVNNINTIEGGTHISGFRRALTRTLKSYADKEGMLEKAKVDVTGDDFREGLTAVISVKVAEPQFEGQTKTKLGNSEVMGVVDNATSEALSKFLEENPKQAKSIIQKVILAAQARHAARKAREMVQRKNVLSGSGLPGKLADCSEKDPGLCELYLVEGDSAGGSAKQGRDRNTQAILPLRGKILNVEKAQEYKIYDNEEIKNIITALGVTFGKDDDDKALNMEKLRYHKIIIMTDADVDGSHIRTLILTFFFRYMRDLIESGYVYIALPPFYLVKKGKKELYAWNDDDRDVAIKELAGNGKPESVHVQRYKGLGEMNPEQLWETTMNPENRSLKQVTIESAAGADHLFSMLMGDDVPPRREFIEENAKYANVDI; translated from the coding sequence ATGAGCGAATTTACGGAAAATCAAAATGGTGCTGTAGACGCCAAAAACTCAGAATATTCTGCTGATAATATACGCGCATTAGAAGGGTTAGAAGCGGTTCGAATGCGTCCATCAATGTACATTGGCGATGTAGGTGTACGAGGGTTACACCACCTTATTTGGGAGGTAGTAGACAACTCTATTGATGAGGCACTTGCTGGGTATTGTGATCATATCACAGTAGAGGTAAATACTGACAATTCTATTACAGTTACAGACAACGGGCGTGGAATACCTACTGGGTTTAACAGCCAAATGCAAAAGTCTGCGCTTGAGGTAGTAATGACAGTATTGCATGCAGGGGGTAAATTTGATAAAGATACATATCAAGTATCAGGTGGATTGCACGGGGTAGGTGTCTCTTGTGTAAACGCATTATCTACTCTTTTAAGAGCCACAGTACACCGCGAAGGCAAAATTTTCCAACAAGAATATAAACAAGGAGATCCTCAAACAGAGGTAGAGGTAATAGGAGAGTCGGATAAGACAGGTACAGTGATACATTTTGTGCCCGATGCTACCATATTTACTGCTATCGAATACAAGTATGAAACGATCTCTCAACGCTTGCGTGAACTTTCATACCTGAACAAGGGCATTCGCCTGACAATGGTTGATCACAGGGTGAAGGGTGAAGATGGTAAGGCTTTGACTGAAGACTTTTTGTCAGAAGGCGGCCTTACTGAGTTTGTACGTTACCTGGATGAAACTCGTCAGTCGTTTTTGCCTGAGCCCATTTATGTAGAAGGAGAAAAGTCAGGCGTACCTGTACAAGTAGCCTTCACTTACAACCATTCTTATTCTGAAAATGTGTATTCTTATGTAAATAACATCAACACCATTGAAGGTGGTACACACATTTCAGGGTTTCGCCGGGCGCTTACCCGTACTTTGAAGTCTTATGCTGATAAGGAGGGAATGCTAGAGAAAGCCAAGGTAGATGTAACCGGAGATGATTTTAGAGAGGGACTTACTGCCGTTATTTCTGTAAAGGTTGCTGAGCCTCAGTTTGAGGGTCAAACCAAAACCAAATTGGGTAACTCTGAAGTAATGGGGGTGGTAGATAATGCCACCAGTGAGGCGCTGAGTAAATTTCTTGAAGAAAACCCTAAACAAGCCAAGTCTATCATTCAAAAAGTAATATTGGCTGCTCAAGCACGTCATGCTGCCCGCAAGGCGCGTGAAATGGTACAGCGTAAAAATGTACTGAGTGGTTCTGGCTTGCCTGGTAAGCTTGCCGATTGTTCGGAAAAAGATCCTGGCTTGTGTGAACTATACCTGGTAGAGGGTGACTCGGCAGGTGGTAGTGCCAAGCAAGGGCGTGATCGTAATACTCAAGCAATTTTGCCATTGAGAGGTAAAATTCTGAACGTAGAAAAGGCACAAGAATACAAAATTTACGACAACGAAGAAATTAAAAACATTATCACGGCTCTAGGAGTTACTTTTGGTAAGGATGATGATGACAAGGCGTTGAATATGGAGAAACTACGTTATCATAAGATCATAATTATGACGGATGCTGACGTGGATGGAAGCCACATTAGAACATTGATTTTGACTTTCTTCTTCCGTTATATGCGTGACTTGATTGAGAGTGGTTATGTGTATATTGCTTTGCCTCCATTTTATTTAGTAAAAAAAGGAAAAAAAGAGTTGTACGCGTGGAACGATGATGACAGAGATGTTGCCATCAAAGAGTTGGCTGGTAACGGAAAGCCTGAGTCTGTACACGTACAGCGATACAAAGGTTTAGGAGAGATGAACCCAGAACAGTTGTGGGAAACTACCATGAACCCTGAAAACAGAAGTTTAAAACAAGTAACTATTGAGTCGGCTGCGGGAGCCGATCATTTGTTTTCTATGTTGATGGGAGATGATGTACCACCACGTAGAGAGTTTATAGAAGAAAACGCTAAGTATGCGAATGTAGATATATAA